In the genome of Vibrio ziniensis, the window AATGGCATCAATTTGGTCAACAATCGGGTCTGCTTCAACTTTGAAACGAATAGAAGCAAAGCCCAAAATAGCACCGAATACAGCGGCTAGGACGGCGATAGCGATGACAGCAATTAATATCGTACTCATTACAACTTCACCAATCCGGTAAAGCCCATAAAGGCAAGTGACATTAAACCTGCGGTGATCATTGCGATAGAAGCGCCTTTAAAAGGGGCCGGCACATCCGCAACATGAATGCGCTCACGCATAGAGGCAAACAAAATCAACACCATAGAGAAACCCACCGCTGCGCCGAAACCATAGATGATCGACTGGATGAAATTATGGTTTTCATTGATGTTCAGTAATGCTACACCTAACACTGCACAGTTGGTTGTAATGAGTGGTAGGAATATGCCTAGTAAACGATAAAGTGTTGGGCTAGTTTTGTGCACGACCATTTCGGTGAATTGAACGACTACCGCAATCACGAGAATGAAGCTCATGGTGCGTAAGTATTCAATACCTAAAGGCCTCAGGATATAACTTTCTACAAGATACGAACATACGGAAGCCAAGGTTAAAACGAATGTTGTCGCTAACCCCATGCCAATTGCAGTTTCTAACTTTTTGGATACGCCCATGAAAGGACACAAGCCCAAAAACTTTACCAGTACAAAATTGTTCACCAGCACAGTGCCGACTAACAACAAAAGATATTCGGTCATAATTATGTAATGTCTTCGTTCCGATCTCGGTATTATCATGCTTTGTGTAGCCAATAACAACCAACGAAAGATAAGGTTTTCAATTTCAGAATAAAAAAACGCCCAACTTTACACGCTAGATCGATCTCTTCGAGCTATAGAGTTTGAAACTTTCGTTTATGATGTTCGTTTGTAAGGAATGACGCCTTAATCAGAACGCGTTGATTTATCTTCGCATGCATTCATAGTGTAGTTTATGCTGACGTATATACAGCGTAGGGTTATTTATTGTATTTACAGCAATTTATCTCAAACAACAGCAGGTTTTTATGATCGACAAAATTCGTCAGTTTTTGAAATTTTTAGTTAGGGTGAATCCAAACATTGGTCAGGAAACGGATGGAATAGTGGCTGCGGTTGGTGGGTTGGAAAATATCGTTCATTCGGGCGCGTGTGCCACTAGACTGAGATTACAGCTGAATGATTCAGATTTGGTGGATGCCGATTTCCTGAAATGCAACGGAGCCTTTGGTGTGGTTCGGTTGGACAAGCACAATGTGCAAATCATCTATGGTGTTAAAGCTAACAACTATGCTCAGGAAATTGACGCTAGGCTTCAAGCTCGTTAAATCGACGACGGCATCTATACAATAAAGAGACGGGCATCAGTACTGCCTCTTTAATCTTAACCGTAAGACATAAAAAGATTTTAGATAGTGAACTCGAGGCATAAGCACCACAATTCATTATTGTGAATTACACTTAACATTACATTTAATGTGGATGTGGTGGTGCTATGTCGATAAAAAAAAGATACATCGCTTTATTAGTGTTAGTGAGTATAGGTATCGGTTGGCTAACTTTGGGGGGCAGTGCAGCTATTATGCACTACACCTCAAACACAGAATTTTGCCTTTCTTGTCACTCCATGGACATTCCTTATAAGGAATACCAAGGATCTGTTCACTTCAGTAATGCTACAGGTATTCGAGCAGAATGCTCAGACTGTCATATCCCAACAGATACTATGGGGTACTTGTTCACTAAGATTCGAGCGACCAAAGACATCTACCACGAATTCATTACCAGTAAGATAGATACTGCTGAGAAATATGAAATTCATCGAAAAGATCTCGCTGAGATGGTTTGGCAGCAGTTTCGTGAGAATGATTCAGCGACGTGTCGAACCTGTCATAACGCCGACGCCATGGAACCATTTGCTCAAACCAGAGAAGCAGCAAAAATGCATGCTTACGGAATCGAGCAAAATCAAACCTGTATTGACTGCCATAAGGGCGTTGCTCATTTTGCTCCTGAAGTCGAACTCGATAGTAAAGCATTCGATACT includes:
- a CDS encoding glucose PTS transporter subunit EIIB, with the translated sequence MIDKIRQFLKFLVRVNPNIGQETDGIVAAVGGLENIVHSGACATRLRLQLNDSDLVDADFLKCNGAFGVVRLDKHNVQIIYGVKANNYAQEIDARLQAR
- the rsxA gene encoding electron transport complex subunit RsxA; translated protein: MTEYLLLLVGTVLVNNFVLVKFLGLCPFMGVSKKLETAIGMGLATTFVLTLASVCSYLVESYILRPLGIEYLRTMSFILVIAVVVQFTEMVVHKTSPTLYRLLGIFLPLITTNCAVLGVALLNINENHNFIQSIIYGFGAAVGFSMVLILFASMRERIHVADVPAPFKGASIAMITAGLMSLAFMGFTGLVKL
- a CDS encoding NapC/NirT family cytochrome c, translated to MSIKKRYIALLVLVSIGIGWLTLGGSAAIMHYTSNTEFCLSCHSMDIPYKEYQGSVHFSNATGIRAECSDCHIPTDTMGYLFTKIRATKDIYHEFITSKIDTAEKYEIHRKDLAEMVWQQFRENDSATCRTCHNADAMEPFAQTREAAKMHAYGIEQNQTCIDCHKGVAHFAPEVELDSKAFDTLMAFTKRTSPDAKTVYPVTEIAMADLGKLNPTAMLEVVKSNGEERTVTLNAYQMKGAEQVLYMAQGQRAIVATLTEGGQQALQAGEFKADEYGNEWRAVSLTGMITSPVVDSLDPVWSYAEQLNNVYCSTCHAKIPSNHFTVNAWGPVAKSMGDRTDISGENLEILTKFFQHHAKDVVGH